One window from the genome of Deltaproteobacteria bacterium encodes:
- a CDS encoding response regulator, whose protein sequence is MTNHKILLAEDSPEDAELTMAVLGEYCLANEVVHVADGADALDYIYRRGEFSARAADNPMLILLDLKMPRRDGMDVLRQVKSDPELRSIPVVLFTSSRQEQDLIDSYGLGANAYVVKPVKFEEFAGAVKSIGLFWVLTNQPPPGKVG, encoded by the coding sequence GTGACCAATCACAAGATTCTATTGGCGGAAGATAGCCCGGAAGACGCCGAGCTGACCATGGCCGTGCTCGGCGAATACTGCCTGGCCAACGAAGTCGTGCACGTCGCTGACGGCGCCGACGCACTCGACTACATCTACCGGCGCGGAGAGTTCAGCGCCCGCGCCGCAGACAACCCGATGCTGATCCTGCTCGATCTCAAGATGCCCCGGCGCGACGGAATGGACGTGTTGCGTCAGGTCAAGAGCGATCCCGAGTTGCGCAGCATCCCCGTGGTCCTGTTTACCTCCTCGCGCCAAGAGCAAGACCTGATCGACAGCTACGGCCTCGGTGCCAACGCCTACGTGGTCAAGCCGGTAAAGTTCGAGGAGTTCGCCGGCGCGGTGAAAAGTATCGGGCTGTTTTGGGTGCTGACCAATCAGCCGCCGCCGGGGAAGGTGGGCTGA
- a CDS encoding NUDIX hydrolase, translated as MNTPRNPAPTVDVIIEVEGGLVLIKRRHEPFGWALPGGFVDYGETLEAAAMREAREETSLAVTLTELFYAYSDPQRDPRRHTIATVFLGRACGTPAAGDDAADAGIFTEATLPRPLAFDHEVILADYFRYRRSGVRPLHGA; from the coding sequence GTGAACACGCCACGCAATCCTGCTCCCACTGTTGATGTGATCATCGAGGTCGAGGGCGGCCTGGTGCTGATCAAGCGGCGTCACGAGCCGTTCGGCTGGGCGCTGCCCGGCGGCTTCGTCGACTATGGGGAGACGTTGGAGGCGGCGGCTATGCGCGAGGCGCGCGAGGAGACCTCGCTGGCGGTAACTCTGACGGAGCTGTTTTACGCCTACTCCGATCCGCAGCGTGATCCCCGCCGCCACACCATCGCCACGGTCTTTCTGGGCCGCGCCTGCGGCACGCCCGCGGCCGGCGACGACGCGGCTGACGCCGGTATCTTCACCGAGGCTACGCTGCCGCGACCCCTGGCATTCGATCACGAAGTGATTCTGGCGGACTATTTCCGCTACCGGCGCAGTGGCGTGCGGCCGCTTCATGGCGCCTGA
- the amrA gene encoding AmmeMemoRadiSam system protein A — MAPEFQPLQLAERAELLRLARSAIAAVLTGADSPSLQLTSAALLGCCGVFVSLHTSGRLRGCIGTLAAERSLYENVIHLAVVAAMEDPRFPPLSQAELPDTEIEISRLSAPTLATPEEVAVGRDGVCVTSGTEVGVFLPQVATRYGWDRERFLSEACRKAELAPDAWRAPGCQLFRFQAEVFNDRGETGPRDPRCG, encoded by the coding sequence ATGGCGCCTGAGTTTCAGCCCTTGCAGCTGGCCGAGCGCGCCGAGCTGCTGCGGCTGGCGCGCTCGGCCATCGCGGCCGTGCTGACCGGCGCCGACTCCCCAAGCCTGCAGCTTACTAGCGCAGCCCTGCTCGGCTGCTGCGGCGTCTTCGTCAGCCTTCACACCTCGGGCCGTTTGCGCGGCTGCATCGGCACGTTGGCGGCAGAGCGCTCGCTCTACGAGAACGTGATTCACCTGGCGGTGGTCGCGGCCATGGAAGACCCGCGATTTCCGCCACTCAGCCAGGCCGAGCTGCCGGACACCGAGATCGAGATCTCGCGCCTGTCGGCGCCAACGCTGGCCACGCCGGAAGAGGTTGCCGTCGGCCGCGACGGCGTCTGCGTCACCAGCGGAACCGAAGTCGGCGTCTTTCTGCCGCAGGTCGCTACCCGCTACGGTTGGGACCGCGAGCGCTTCCTCAGCGAGGCCTGCCGCAAAGCCGAGCTGGCGCCGGATGCCTGGCGCGCGCCCGGCTGCCAGCTCTTCCGCTTCCAA
- a CDS encoding phosphotriesterase, whose protein sequence is MALLNTVLGPCNAADLGVTLMHEHLLIGWPGWNSDTAAPAFNRKDTLRLCIERMQELKSLGLRTFVDPCPIDLGRDAEFAAEVAQATGVNIICATGLYKEDTGAAPYFKFRAQFGRDVVSEMTETFVSELTQGIGLTGIKAGIIKVATGAHKITAYEEMVLRAAARAHKATGAPITTHTDEGTMGPAQLDIFASEGADLRRIIIGHSCGSSDLKYHVSMLERGALLGFDRFGLDILQPDRVRTAALVGLLGIEFHNQIVLSHDTVWCWRGRGFQAPEGLLPNWNPAHIFKNIVPALREAGVPQAKIDALLIHNPRRYFAGA, encoded by the coding sequence ATGGCATTGCTCAATACGGTTCTCGGTCCCTGCAACGCCGCCGACCTCGGCGTTACCTTGATGCACGAGCATCTGCTGATCGGCTGGCCCGGCTGGAACAGCGACACCGCAGCGCCGGCCTTCAACCGCAAGGACACGCTGCGGTTGTGCATCGAGCGCATGCAAGAGCTGAAGTCCCTCGGCTTGCGCACCTTCGTTGATCCGTGCCCGATCGATCTCGGGCGCGACGCCGAGTTCGCCGCTGAGGTCGCGCAGGCCACCGGCGTCAACATCATCTGCGCCACCGGCCTGTACAAAGAAGACACCGGCGCCGCCCCGTACTTCAAGTTCCGCGCCCAGTTCGGCCGCGACGTGGTCAGCGAGATGACTGAAACCTTCGTGTCAGAGCTCACCCAAGGCATCGGCTTGACCGGCATCAAGGCCGGCATCATCAAGGTTGCCACCGGCGCGCACAAGATCACCGCGTACGAGGAGATGGTGCTGCGCGCCGCTGCACGCGCACACAAGGCCACCGGGGCCCCGATTACGACGCACACTGACGAAGGTACGATGGGCCCGGCGCAGCTCGATATCTTCGCTTCCGAAGGCGCCGATCTGCGTCGCATCATCATCGGTCATTCGTGTGGCAGCAGCGACCTCAAGTACCACGTCAGCATGCTCGAGCGCGGCGCCCTTCTCGGTTTCGACCGCTTTGGGCTCGACATCCTGCAGCCGGATCGCGTGCGCACCGCCGCGCTCGTCGGCCTGCTCGGCATCGAGTTCCACAACCAGATCGTGCTCTCGCACGATACCGTCTGGTGCTGGCGCGGCCGCGGCTTTCAGGCGCCGGAGGGACTGTTGCCGAACTGGAACCCGGCCCACATCTTCAAAAACATCGTGCCGGCACTGCGCGAAGCCGGGGTGCCGCAGGCCAAAATCGATGCGCTGCTGATCCATAACCCGCGGCGCTACTTCGCCGGGGCGTAA
- a CDS encoding amidohydrolase yields the protein MPADPPAALYTGGEIVTLAPGHARPEALATVGDRIVAVGEESECRAALRSAGVADFSHLDLTGRCLLPGFIDTHLHPIALVYFDLNADLRGVRSIAELQGVLRAAAARLPPGEWLVGLRLEDAELAERRLPARLELDAVSAERPIVVLKHDGHSAAGNSPALAAAGIAAGTTDPPGGRIERDTAGVPTGPCRESAAQLLFGAVPVSSLERLQATARTSFARLSACGITSAGVVLQTDEEGPGGAAGRLESLALQLLLGEVPFCTYAILIGRSVGAALAARSTPLHNPSAGRRVGGFKIFADGTFGSCTASLREPFADRPETRGFLTLAEDEIFARMRAAHTAGLQVCVHAIGDAAVERCVTLFERLLREQPRPDHRHRLEHASLVPPGVIGRIARCGLHVSTQPLFIHSEKTWLPRRLGAERARQAYPLRALIDAGIVIGGASDAPVESTDVLHAIQCCVTREGFATEQALTPLEAVRLFTRDAARLQFEEHEKGTLVAGKRADLVVLSANPLEVAPERIAGIRVLRTITGGRVVHDDRGDLA from the coding sequence ATGCCTGCGGACCCACCAGCAGCGCTCTACACCGGCGGTGAGATCGTCACGCTCGCGCCCGGCCACGCGCGGCCTGAGGCCCTCGCCACAGTTGGTGATCGCATCGTTGCCGTCGGCGAGGAGAGTGAGTGCCGCGCCGCACTGCGCTCGGCGGGGGTTGCGGACTTCAGTCATCTCGATCTCACCGGCCGATGCCTGTTGCCCGGTTTCATCGACACCCACCTGCATCCGATCGCCCTGGTCTACTTCGATCTCAATGCCGACTTGCGCGGGGTGCGCAGCATCGCCGAGCTGCAGGGTGTGCTGCGAGCTGCGGCCGCGCGCTTGCCGCCGGGTGAGTGGCTGGTGGGACTGCGGCTCGAAGATGCCGAGTTGGCCGAACGGCGGCTGCCGGCGCGCCTCGAACTCGACGCGGTGAGCGCCGAGCGCCCGATCGTCGTGCTCAAGCACGACGGCCACAGCGCCGCCGGCAACAGCCCGGCGTTGGCCGCCGCCGGCATCGCTGCCGGTACCACCGATCCGCCGGGTGGCCGCATTGAACGCGATACCGCGGGCGTGCCCACCGGCCCCTGCCGCGAAAGTGCTGCGCAGCTGCTTTTCGGTGCCGTACCGGTCTCTTCGTTGGAACGGTTGCAAGCGACGGCGCGCACATCATTTGCGCGCCTGTCGGCCTGCGGGATAACGTCGGCTGGGGTGGTGTTGCAGACCGACGAAGAAGGGCCCGGCGGCGCGGCGGGACGCCTTGAATCGTTGGCGCTGCAACTGCTGCTCGGCGAAGTGCCATTCTGTACCTACGCGATCCTCATTGGCCGCAGCGTCGGCGCCGCGCTGGCGGCCCGCTCCACGCCGCTGCACAATCCCAGCGCCGGACGCCGCGTCGGCGGCTTCAAAATATTCGCCGACGGCACCTTTGGAAGCTGCACCGCCAGCCTGCGCGAGCCCTTTGCCGATCGGCCGGAAACGCGCGGTTTCCTGACGCTCGCTGAGGACGAGATCTTCGCGCGCATGCGCGCCGCGCACACCGCTGGGCTGCAAGTCTGCGTGCACGCCATCGGCGATGCCGCCGTCGAGCGCTGTGTGACGCTATTCGAGCGACTACTGCGGGAACAGCCGCGCCCCGATCACCGCCACCGCCTCGAGCACGCCTCGCTGGTGCCGCCCGGGGTGATCGGGCGCATCGCCCGCTGCGGGCTGCATGTCTCCACGCAGCCGCTGTTCATTCACTCCGAGAAGACCTGGCTGCCGCGGCGGCTGGGCGCCGAGCGTGCCCGCCAGGCCTACCCCCTGCGTGCGCTGATCGATGCCGGCATCGTCATCGGTGGCGCCTCGGATGCGCCGGTGGAATCGACCGACGTCCTGCACGCCATCCAGTGCTGCGTCACCCGTGAGGGATTTGCCACCGAACAGGCACTGACGCCGCTCGAGGCGGTGCGGCTATTCACCCGCGACGCCGCGCGGCTGCAGTTCGAGGAGCACGAGAAGGGCACGCTCGTGGCCGGCAAGCGCGCCGACTTGGTGGTGTTGAGCGCCAACCCGCTCGAGGTGGCGCCCGAGCGCATCGCCGGCATCCGCGTTCTACGCACGATCACCGGCGGGCGCGTGGTGCATGATGACCGCGGAGACCTCGCATGA
- a CDS encoding PAS domain S-box protein, which yields MGDARTTGEALRLLIVEDSATDAELEVAILEEAGYTCNWTRVETRAEFLAQLALAAGGDHEPGLEYDLILADHSLPGFGGLQALDILRHRGFDIPFILISGMIGEEQAVESLKTGATDYVMKTRLERLVPVVARALAERETRRQREQAEAALRASEARFRTLIESAPDATLIANSSDHRIAFTNRHAEQLFGYAPGELLGQPVEVLVPERLRQRHLGLRTDYSTRPVARPLDSGLDLYARRKDGSEFPADIMLGPVTIDGELLVLTIVRDITERKEAEAARRRLDERYRVLVENLSDAIFSVDLAGVVTYMSPAIARISDYRPEDIIGRPFADFVHRDDLATVAGSFRRTLSGQVEPFEFRVLTKQAAIRFVRTSSRPQFEEDTVVGITGTLTDVTERKQAEDEIRRLNADLEWRVAERTAQLESANKELEAFSVSVSHDLRAPLRAIDGFSRILLEDYAGALAPEARHYLERVCAAAETMEQLIEALLGLARVTRDDIRLELTDLSALAHTVAMELHRSQTERQVEFVIAPGLVANADARLLRVVLENLLGNAWKYTSKQPNARIEFGRLPVTDCSPQSPASSPDYELVSFVRDNGAGFDRRYADRLFAPFQRLHDRTEFEGTGIGLATVQRIIHRHGGRIWAEGAVGEGATFYFTLARAA from the coding sequence ATGGGCGACGCCAGAACTACAGGCGAAGCGCTACGGCTCCTCATCGTGGAGGACAGCGCTACAGACGCCGAACTCGAGGTCGCTATCCTCGAAGAGGCGGGCTACACCTGCAACTGGACGCGGGTGGAGACGCGAGCGGAATTCCTCGCCCAGCTTGCGCTCGCAGCCGGCGGCGATCACGAGCCAGGTCTCGAATACGACCTGATACTGGCCGACCACAGCCTGCCGGGGTTTGGCGGGCTGCAGGCGCTCGACATTCTGCGCCACCGCGGGTTCGATATTCCGTTCATTCTCATCTCCGGCATGATCGGGGAGGAGCAAGCGGTCGAGAGCCTCAAGACCGGGGCGACGGACTATGTTATGAAGACGCGCCTGGAACGTCTGGTCCCGGTGGTCGCACGCGCCTTGGCGGAACGCGAGACACGCCGGCAGCGCGAGCAAGCCGAGGCGGCGCTGCGCGCCAGCGAAGCCCGCTTTCGCACACTGATCGAGTCGGCCCCGGATGCGACCCTTATCGCCAACAGCAGCGATCACCGCATTGCCTTTACCAACCGCCACGCCGAGCAGCTCTTCGGCTACGCGCCGGGCGAATTGCTGGGGCAGCCCGTCGAGGTACTGGTCCCCGAACGGTTGCGGCAGCGTCACCTTGGACTTCGCACCGACTACAGCACGCGGCCGGTCGCGCGCCCCTTGGACTCGGGCCTGGACCTGTACGCGCGCCGCAAAGACGGCAGTGAATTCCCGGCCGACATCATGCTCGGCCCGGTAACCATCGATGGCGAGCTGCTGGTGCTGACCATCGTCCGCGACATCACCGAACGCAAGGAGGCGGAAGCCGCCCGGCGTCGTTTAGACGAGCGCTACCGGGTGCTGGTGGAGAACCTCAGCGACGCGATTTTCAGCGTCGATCTCGCAGGCGTGGTGACGTACATGAGCCCGGCCATCGCCCGCATCTCCGACTACCGACCCGAAGATATTATCGGGAGGCCGTTTGCTGACTTCGTGCATCGCGATGACTTGGCCACGGTTGCGGGCAGCTTTCGGCGCACGCTCTCGGGCCAGGTGGAGCCATTTGAGTTTCGCGTCTTGACCAAACAGGCGGCGATACGATTCGTGCGCACGTCCAGCCGGCCGCAGTTCGAAGAAGACACGGTTGTGGGTATCACCGGTACGCTGACCGACGTGACCGAGCGCAAACAGGCCGAAGACGAGATCCGCCGCTTGAACGCCGATCTGGAGTGGCGAGTGGCCGAGCGCACTGCGCAGCTGGAGAGCGCCAACAAGGAGCTGGAGGCATTCAGCGTTTCGGTCTCGCACGACTTGCGCGCGCCGCTGCGGGCGATCGACGGGTTCAGCAGAATCTTGCTCGAAGATTACGCCGGGGCGCTCGCTCCCGAGGCCCGCCACTACCTCGAGCGGGTGTGTGCTGCCGCCGAGACCATGGAGCAGCTCATCGAGGCGTTGCTGGGCTTGGCGCGTGTCACCCGTGACGACATCCGGTTGGAGCTGACGGATCTCAGTGCACTGGCGCACACCGTTGCCATGGAGCTGCACCGCTCCCAAACGGAGCGCCAGGTGGAGTTCGTCATCGCCCCCGGCCTGGTCGCCAACGCCGACGCGCGCCTGTTGCGCGTCGTGCTCGAAAATCTGCTCGGCAATGCCTGGAAGTACACCAGCAAGCAGCCGAACGCGCGGATTGAGTTCGGGCGGTTACCGGTTACGGATTGCAGCCCCCAGTCTCCAGCCTCCAGTCCCGACTACGAACTGGTCTCTTTCGTTCGCGACAACGGCGCCGGCTTCGATCGGCGATACGCAGACCGTCTCTTTGCGCCCTTCCAGCGCTTACATGATCGGACGGAGTTCGAAGGCACGGGCATCGGGTTGGCCACCGTGCAGCGCATCATCCATCGCCACGGCGGCCGCATCTGGGCCGAGGGCGCGGTCGGCGAAGGCGCAACGTTCTACTTCACGCTCGCACGCGCGGCCTAA
- a CDS encoding CHASE3 domain-containing protein — protein MNTEEHQHTSSEQIARAAGAAGAVAGTLVLAGWLLEVAALKSILPGAVTMKPNTALAFALSGVALRFHSSRQSEIRSPKCAIASLCAIAVAAIGFGTLLEYRFGWDAGIDQLFFADAGGLQSSHPGRMAPATAINFVLLSLALLTMRGRGVGFAQAAALVVGLSSTIVCVGYVYDLPALYRLESYTGVALHTALAFLILSAGVLCATTDRGLTPLAKRAFAKATGSLAANWSVERATGVLIATALVFLVAVGIIAVRNLNRLVAAAQLRQHSHAEVSQLMAVLTAVQDAETGKRGYLITGSEPYLEPYLAAIATLQPKLDELARMATDDPEQQRRLEALRPLIAEKLAELREAIELRRREGFAAAQQLVLSDRGKRAMDHIRAVIAAMTRREQQQLAARDDAMRAQTTRTTTFIPLATLGGLALVALFALVIRAQLRARTRAEALLRDREGRLRRLAESGLIGVILADTHGNISEANDAFLRLVGYTREDLAAGRVRWADMTPAEHRAGDEQALLQLQSCRVTEPWEKEYVRKDGVRVPVLVGVALLEGSPDQAIAFVADLTERKRAEAEVHRLNEELEQRVALRTAQLEASNQELEAFCYTVAHDLRAPLRHVDGFAKLLLKRATALDDTATRYVHTMAAAATKMGALIDELLAFSRTARSELRRQPVALSALIEDIREELLVQAADRTIAWEIAPLPVVAGDPALLRLVWINLLSNAIKYTAPRAQARIEIGTVGRQNGNTVLFVRDNGVGFDMEYADKLFGVFQRLHPAKDFAGNGIGLATVRRIVHRHDGHVWAEGQVDGGATFYLALPIWKGTPCDQSQDSIGGR, from the coding sequence ATGAACACCGAGGAGCATCAACACACATCCTCCGAGCAGATAGCCCGCGCGGCGGGCGCTGCCGGCGCAGTCGCCGGCACCTTGGTGCTGGCGGGCTGGCTGCTCGAGGTTGCGGCGCTGAAGTCCATCCTGCCTGGGGCCGTCACCATGAAGCCCAACACGGCGCTGGCGTTCGCGCTCAGCGGCGTCGCTCTCCGCTTCCATTCCTCCAGGCAATCCGAAATCCGCAGTCCGAAATGCGCAATCGCCAGCCTGTGCGCGATTGCCGTCGCCGCCATCGGCTTCGGCACCTTGCTGGAGTACCGGTTTGGTTGGGACGCAGGTATCGACCAGTTGTTCTTCGCTGACGCTGGCGGGTTGCAGAGTTCGCACCCGGGGCGCATGGCGCCCGCTACTGCGATCAACTTCGTCCTGCTGAGCCTCGCGCTGCTGACGATGCGCGGTCGTGGCGTCGGGTTCGCGCAGGCGGCGGCGCTGGTCGTCGGTCTGTCATCGACGATCGTCTGTGTTGGCTACGTCTACGACCTGCCCGCGCTCTATCGCCTCGAATCCTACACCGGTGTCGCGCTGCACACGGCGCTGGCGTTCTTGATCCTGTCGGCGGGCGTGCTGTGTGCCACCACGGATCGCGGACTTACGCCCCTGGCCAAGCGGGCTTTCGCCAAAGCCACGGGAAGCCTGGCGGCGAACTGGAGCGTCGAGCGGGCGACCGGTGTCCTGATCGCCACCGCCCTAGTGTTTCTAGTCGCGGTCGGCATCATTGCGGTGCGCAACCTCAACCGCCTGGTCGCCGCGGCGCAGCTGCGGCAACACTCGCATGCGGAAGTCAGCCAACTGATGGCGGTGCTCACGGCGGTGCAGGATGCCGAAACCGGCAAGCGCGGCTACCTGATCACCGGGAGCGAGCCGTATCTGGAACCGTATCTCGCGGCCATCGCGACGCTCCAGCCGAAGCTCGACGAACTCGCCCGGATGGCGACCGATGACCCGGAGCAGCAGCGGCGACTCGAAGCGCTGCGTCCGCTGATTGCCGAGAAGCTGGCGGAGCTGCGGGAGGCGATCGAGCTGCGCCGCCGTGAGGGTTTCGCCGCGGCGCAGCAGCTGGTGTTGAGCGATCGCGGCAAGCGCGCGATGGACCACATTCGCGCCGTGATTGCCGCGATGACCCGCCGGGAGCAGCAGCAACTCGCCGCCCGCGACGACGCGATGCGCGCTCAGACCACGCGAACGACCACGTTCATTCCCCTGGCCACGCTCGGAGGTCTCGCGCTGGTTGCCCTGTTCGCGCTGGTTATCCGCGCCCAACTGCGGGCGCGCACTCGCGCAGAAGCGCTGCTGCGCGACCGGGAAGGCCGGCTGCGGCGCTTGGCGGAATCCGGTCTAATCGGCGTGATCCTGGCCGACACACACGGCAACATCAGCGAAGCCAACGACGCTTTTCTGAGGCTGGTGGGCTACACCCGCGAGGACCTTGCCGCCGGGCGTGTGCGCTGGGCGGACATGACCCCGGCGGAGCACCGCGCCGGCGACGAGCAGGCGCTGCTGCAACTGCAATCGTGCCGCGTCACCGAGCCGTGGGAGAAGGAATACGTGCGCAAAGACGGCGTGCGGGTGCCGGTCCTGGTGGGCGTGGCGCTGCTTGAGGGCTCGCCGGACCAAGCCATCGCCTTCGTCGCGGATCTGACCGAGCGCAAACGCGCCGAAGCGGAAGTCCACCGGCTCAACGAGGAACTCGAGCAGCGCGTCGCCCTGCGCACCGCCCAACTCGAAGCCAGCAACCAGGAGCTGGAAGCGTTCTGTTACACGGTGGCGCACGACCTGCGCGCGCCGCTACGCCACGTAGACGGGTTTGCCAAGCTGCTGCTCAAGCGCGCGACCGCGCTCGACGACACCGCCACGCGCTATGTGCACACGATGGCCGCTGCCGCGACCAAAATGGGGGCGCTGATCGACGAGCTGCTGGCGTTCTCGCGGACCGCGCGCAGCGAGCTGCGGCGGCAGCCAGTGGCTCTGTCGGCCCTGATCGAGGACATTCGCGAGGAGTTGCTGGTGCAGGCCGCCGACCGCACGATCGCCTGGGAGATCGCGCCGCTGCCGGTAGTCGCGGGCGACCCGGCGCTGCTGCGGCTGGTGTGGATCAACCTGTTGTCCAACGCCATCAAGTACACCGCGCCGCGCGCGCAGGCCCGCATCGAAATCGGCACGGTGGGACGCCAGAACGGCAACACCGTGCTGTTCGTGCGCGACAACGGCGTCGGCTTCGACATGGAGTATGCCGACAAGCTGTTCGGCGTCTTCCAGCGGCTGCACCCGGCAAAGGATTTCGCCGGCAACGGCATCGGCCTGGCCACCGTGCGGCGCATCGTGCACCGGCACGACGGCCACGTATGGGCCGAAGGCCAAGTGGACGGCGGCGCCACCTTCTACCTCGCCTTGCCGATTTGGAAAGGAACACCGTGTGACCAATCACAAGATTCTATTGGCGGAAGATAG